The following are from one region of the Osmerus mordax isolate fOsmMor3 chromosome 1, fOsmMor3.pri, whole genome shotgun sequence genome:
- the trim107 gene encoding E3 ubiquitin-protein ligase TRIM39 isoform X2: MACLQKAVDADHHRCPECQTEYQGTKDLMKNFKMCSIIERYKATAGSRPTNIEPMSDTDYTVTPQVVHQVAVATNPTNFDSSGCPEKRQQDSDLGGKQAFHIAGPLSSSSLNNELDNPKAKTEMDELKDKLASQLAELTHKLQMSEEHLKKEEVREMEVKAHNSQLRRRTARQLEQIMELMLNYSEGVTNLIEVELKPIEEGMESRSKQAVEVTKHLSEAHFQAESLLTEKDETVFNTELRMVLPRIAELMAQPLKNWDGNLESQINPDRVCSELERKNVELRIGLGAAQRSIRNILNPSELTFDLETAHPNLVLSEDLKTVTYSAVKQAYPLLQQRFSSFLQVLSSQSFYGGEHCWEVELDGAPWIVGVCYSSKLARSGLASALESSRSSWCLMWVDNLLRAFEQGNDVPLKRTTMLRRMEIRLSFKTKRLSFYHVSPCSGKTHMYTFKANLTEPVHLAYRMMAGQPKAHITVCS, from the coding sequence ATGGCCTGCCTGCAGAAGGCAGTGGATGCAGACCACCATCGCTGCCCTGAGTGCCAGACAGAATATCAAGGAACCAAGGACCTGATGAAGAACTTCAAGATGTGTAGCATCATTGAGAGATACAAAGCCACAGCAGGAAGCCGTCCTACAAATATTGAACCCATGTCTGACACTGACTACACAGTTACACCTCAGGTGGTCCACCAGGTGGCGGTAGCAACTAACCCGACCAATTTTGATAGCTCAGGGTGTCCTGAAAAAAGGCAACAGGATTCAGACCTGGGGGGCAAACAGGCTTTTCATATTGCTGGTCCATTATCCAGCTCCTCCTTAAATAATGAACTAGATAATCCCAAAGCCAAAACAGAAATGGATGAACTAAAAGACAAACTAGCATCCCAATTGGCAGAGCTGACACACAAATTACAAATGTCAGAGGAGCATCTGAAGAAGGAAGAGGTTAGGGAGATGGAGGTGAAGGCCCACAACAGCCAGTTGAGAAGGAGGACAGCCAGGCAGCTGGAGCAGATAATGGAGTTAATGCTAAACTACAGCGAGGGGGTGACAAATTTGATTGAGGTAGAACTTAAACCCATTGAGGAGGGTATGGAAAGTCGCAGCAAGCAAGCAGTAGAGGTAACCAAGCATCTGAGCGAAGCACACTTCCAGGCTGAATCCTTATTGACTGAGAAAGATGAAACTGTGTTTAACACTGAACTCCGGATGGTATTGCCACGCATCGCGGAGCTCATGGCTCAGCCATTGAAAAACTGGGATGGTAATCTTGAATCCCAAATCAACCCAGACCGGGTTTGTTCTGAGCTGGAACGGAAAAATGTTGAGTTGAGGATCGGACTTGGGGCGGCTCAGCGCTCTATACGAAACATCCTCAACCCCTCagagttgacctttgaccttgaaACGGCTCATCCCAACCTCGTGCTATCAGAAGACCTTAAGACGGTGACCTATAGTGCAGTGAAACAGGCCTACCCACTCCTGCAACAAAGATTCAGCAGTTTCCTCCAGGTGCTCAGCTCCCAGAGCTTTTATGGAGGCGAGCATTGTTGGGAGGTGGAACTAGACGGTGCCCCCTggattgtaggtgtgtgttacagcagtaagcTGGCACGTAGCGGGCTAGCTAGTGCCCTGGAGAGCAGCCGCAGTTCCTGGTGCCTGATGTGGGTTGATAACCTGCTCAGAGCCTTTGAGCAAGGCAATGATGTTCCACTGAAGAGGACCACAATGCTGCGCAGGATGGAGATCAGGCTCAGCTTCAAGACCAAGAGACTGAGCTTCTACCATGTGAGCCCTTGCAGTGGGAAGACTCACATGTACACCTTCAAGGCCAACCTTACGGAGCCAGTGCACCTGGCCTACAGGATGATGGCAGGCCAACCTAAGGCACACATCACAGTGTGTTCGTGA
- the trim107 gene encoding zinc-binding protein A33 isoform X1, whose amino-acid sequence MSHCEMDGPLALELSCPICLQLFLEPVSLPCGHIYCMACLQKAVDADHHRCPECQTEYQGTKDLMKNFKMCSIIERYKATAGSRPTNIEPMSDTDYTVTPQVVHQVAVATNPTNFDSSGCPEKRQQDSDLGGKQAFHIAGPLSSSSLNNELDNPKAKTEMDELKDKLASQLAELTHKLQMSEEHLKKEEVREMEVKAHNSQLRRRTARQLEQIMELMLNYSEGVTNLIEVELKPIEEGMESRSKQAVEVTKHLSEAHFQAESLLTEKDETVFNTELRMVLPRIAELMAQPLKNWDGNLESQINPDRVCSELERKNVELRIGLGAAQRSIRNILNPSELTFDLETAHPNLVLSEDLKTVTYSAVKQAYPLLQQRFSSFLQVLSSQSFYGGEHCWEVELDGAPWIVGVCYSSKLARSGLASALESSRSSWCLMWVDNLLRAFEQGNDVPLKRTTMLRRMEIRLSFKTKRLSFYHVSPCSGKTHMYTFKANLTEPVHLAYRMMAGQPKAHITVCS is encoded by the coding sequence ATGTCACATTGTGAGATGGACGGGCCTCTGGCATTGGAGCTGAGCTGTCCTATCTGCCTGCAGTTATTCTTGGAACCAGTGTCTTTACCCTGTGGCCACATCTACTGCATGGCCTGCCTGCAGAAGGCAGTGGATGCAGACCACCATCGCTGCCCTGAGTGCCAGACAGAATATCAAGGAACCAAGGACCTGATGAAGAACTTCAAGATGTGTAGCATCATTGAGAGATACAAAGCCACAGCAGGAAGCCGTCCTACAAATATTGAACCCATGTCTGACACTGACTACACAGTTACACCTCAGGTGGTCCACCAGGTGGCGGTAGCAACTAACCCGACCAATTTTGATAGCTCAGGGTGTCCTGAAAAAAGGCAACAGGATTCAGACCTGGGGGGCAAACAGGCTTTTCATATTGCTGGTCCATTATCCAGCTCCTCCTTAAATAATGAACTAGATAATCCCAAAGCCAAAACAGAAATGGATGAACTAAAAGACAAACTAGCATCCCAATTGGCAGAGCTGACACACAAATTACAAATGTCAGAGGAGCATCTGAAGAAGGAAGAGGTTAGGGAGATGGAGGTGAAGGCCCACAACAGCCAGTTGAGAAGGAGGACAGCCAGGCAGCTGGAGCAGATAATGGAGTTAATGCTAAACTACAGCGAGGGGGTGACAAATTTGATTGAGGTAGAACTTAAACCCATTGAGGAGGGTATGGAAAGTCGCAGCAAGCAAGCAGTAGAGGTAACCAAGCATCTGAGCGAAGCACACTTCCAGGCTGAATCCTTATTGACTGAGAAAGATGAAACTGTGTTTAACACTGAACTCCGGATGGTATTGCCACGCATCGCGGAGCTCATGGCTCAGCCATTGAAAAACTGGGATGGTAATCTTGAATCCCAAATCAACCCAGACCGGGTTTGTTCTGAGCTGGAACGGAAAAATGTTGAGTTGAGGATCGGACTTGGGGCGGCTCAGCGCTCTATACGAAACATCCTCAACCCCTCagagttgacctttgaccttgaaACGGCTCATCCCAACCTCGTGCTATCAGAAGACCTTAAGACGGTGACCTATAGTGCAGTGAAACAGGCCTACCCACTCCTGCAACAAAGATTCAGCAGTTTCCTCCAGGTGCTCAGCTCCCAGAGCTTTTATGGAGGCGAGCATTGTTGGGAGGTGGAACTAGACGGTGCCCCCTggattgtaggtgtgtgttacagcagtaagcTGGCACGTAGCGGGCTAGCTAGTGCCCTGGAGAGCAGCCGCAGTTCCTGGTGCCTGATGTGGGTTGATAACCTGCTCAGAGCCTTTGAGCAAGGCAATGATGTTCCACTGAAGAGGACCACAATGCTGCGCAGGATGGAGATCAGGCTCAGCTTCAAGACCAAGAGACTGAGCTTCTACCATGTGAGCCCTTGCAGTGGGAAGACTCACATGTACACCTTCAAGGCCAACCTTACGGAGCCAGTGCACCTGGCCTACAGGATGATGGCAGGCCAACCTAAGGCACACATCACAGTGTGTTCGTGA